The Spirochaetaceae bacterium genomic sequence CCGACCAGATCGGCGTGCGTCACAGCCGCCGCTTGGTGGGCGAGGTGCAGATCACCCTCGACCAGTGGAAGCGCAGCGGCCGCCACGCCGACTCCATCGGCCTGTGCCCGGGCGTCTCCGAGGCGTATCCGACGCTGGAAATCCCCTACGGCAGCCTGGTGCCGCGCGAACTGGAGGGCCTGCTGGTCGCCGGCCGCAACCTGAGCTGCGACGTGCGCTCCCACAACCCGCTGCGCGAGGTGCCGGAGTGCTGGGTGATGGGCCAGGGCGCCGGCGTCGGCGCCGCGCTGGCCGTGAACCGCGGCGTTGCCGCGCGCGCCGCGCCGGTGACCGAGATGCAGGCCGAGCTGCGACGCCAGGGCGCCATCGTCACGCCACCTGAATCGGCCGAACCGGCCGCGGCCCGTGCCGAACCCGCCGCCGCCGGGCAGCCGGGATACACGGTGTGATGCGAGCCTCGGGCGGCACCGCGGCAACCGGCGACCAAGAGGAGTAACGGAATGATTGACTGGTCAACGTGCCCGGCGGTGGAAAGTCCCCGGCAAGGTCAGCGGCGCCTGGGTGTTTACGAATACGAGGGTATCCCTCTCACACCTGTTTGCCAACCTTGAGGCCGGCGCGACCATTGAAGAGTTCCTCGACTGGTTCGAGGGGGTCGAGGACTGGCAGGTCAGGGCCGTTCTGACGCACCTGGAATCCAACCTGTTGAGGATCTCAAACGCGCAGGCGGCGCTCCTGGTCGCGGAGCGCTTGTTCGCTGACCTGCTCGGGGTTGGCGATGTTGAGCAGCTCCCGATGCAGGGCCGCCCGCACCGCGGCGTGGCGCGGGTCGGCGGCCAGATCGTGGAACTCGCCCGGGTCCACGCTCAGGTCGAACAGTTGCGGCTCGTGGCCGACGTAGTAGTTGTACTTCCAGTCGCCGCGCTTGATCATGAATCCGCCTTGCAGCATGCCCTGGGCGTGGTACTCGCTGAACACCACCCGGTCGTCGCCGCCCGCGCCCGGCGGCAGGTGCGCAAGGCTGGTGCCCGGCAGGCCTGACGGTATGTCGATGCCGGCCACGTCGAGCAGGGTGGGCAGCACGTCGACCAGCGAAACGTTGGCGCCGATCCGCCTCCCGGCGGCGCCGCGCGGCGTCCTGAGGATCATCGGCGTGCGCACCGAGGCCTCGTAGAAGCACTGCTTCTGCCAGATGCCGTGCTGGCCGGCCATCTCGCCGTGGTCGCTGACGTACAGCACCACCGTGTCCTCGCGCAGCGGGCTGTCGTCGATCACCGCCAGCATGCGGCCGACCAGGTCGTCGACGAGCGTGACCAGGCCGTAGTAGCTGGCCAGCGCCCGGCGCTGCACCGCTTCCGGCACGACTTGGTCGTTGCGGAAGTAGTAGCGCAGGTGGCGGATCGCCGGATGCTGGTCCGCCAGGGTCTCGCCGCGCAGGTCGGCAGGTATTACGGCCTCGGGGTCGTAGCGCTGGTAGTACTGCGGCGGACAGGTGAGCGGGAAGTGCGGGTACATCAGTCCGCTGTACAGCAGCCACGGGCGCTCCGAGGGG encodes the following:
- a CDS encoding sulfatase-like hydrolase/transferase, with amino-acid sequence MSRRPPNILVIMSDEHDPAVMGNSGHPLVQTPHLDRLAAAGTVFDSAYCNSPICVPSRMAFLTGNYCHRIGVWDLGSPLRAEIPTFGHYFTAAGYETVLCGRTHMAGDDRLHGFGTRLFDDMHSWRSRTAPKRTPEARRGSNSHVTECGPGRGAWYDYDTTVADLSTRFLNSKAAHPSERPWLLYSGLMYPHFPLTCPPQYYQRYDPEAVIPADLRGETLADQHPAIRHLRYYFRNDQVVPEAVQRRALASYYGLVTLVDDLVGRMLAVIDDSPLREDTVVLYVSDHGEMAGQHGIWQKQCFYEASVRTPMILRTPRGAAGRRIGANVSLVDVLPTLLDVAGIDIPSGLPGTSLAHLPPGAGGDDRVVFSEYHAQGMLQGGFMIKRGDWKYNYYVGHEPQLFDLSVDPGEFHDLAADPRHAAVRAALHRELLNIANPEQVSEQALRDQERRLRV